In Electrophorus electricus isolate fEleEle1 chromosome 1, fEleEle1.pri, whole genome shotgun sequence, a single window of DNA contains:
- the parvab gene encoding parvin, alpha b isoform X1, translated as MASSPQKSPSSPKSPTAKSPPSRKKDDSFLGKLGGTLARRKKAKEVSELQEEGMNAINLPLSPTPFELDPEDTMLEENEVRTMVDPNSRNDPKLQELMKVLIDWINDVLVGERIIVKDLAEDLYDGQVLQKLFEKLEGEKLNVAEVTQSEIAQKQKLQTVLEKINDTLKVSSRNIKWNIDSVHAKSIVAILHLLVALSQHFRAPVRLPDHVSIQVVVVQKREGILQSRSIQEEITGNTEALSGRHERDAFDTLFDHAPDKLNVVKKTLITFVNKHLNKLNLEVSELDTQFADGVYLVLLMGLLEGYFIPLYNFFLTPEHFDHKVHNVSFSFELMEDGGLEKPKPRPEDIVNCDLKSTLRVLYNLFTKYRNVE; from the exons ATGGCTTCATCGCCGCAGAAATCACCGTCCTCTCCCAAATCTCCGACCGCGAAATCGCCTCCCTCGAGGAAGAAGGATGACTCTTTTCTCGGGAAACTTGGAGGAACTTTGGCAAGacgaaaaaaagcaaaagaag TCTCTGAGCTCCAAGAAGAAGGCATGAATGCAATCAATCTGCCCCTGAGCCCCACCCCTTTTGAGCTGGATCCTGAAGACACCATGCTGG AGGAGAATGAAGTCCGCACCATGGTTGATCCAAACTCCAGAAATGACCCCAAACTCCAGGAGTTGATGAAG GTTCTCATTGATTGGATCAATGATGTTTTAGTAGGAGAACGAATCATTGTAAAAGATCTGGCTGAGGACCTTTATGATGGACAGGTTCTTCAGAAGCTTTTTG AGAAGCTGGAAGGGGAGAAACTTAATGTtgcagaggtcacacagtctGAAATTGCCCAAAAACAGAAGCTTCAGACAGTCCTGGAAAAGATCAATGACACCCTTAAAGTGTCCTCGAGGAACATCAAATGGAACATTGACT CGGTCCATGCTAAGAGCATAGTGGCCATTCTTCACTTGCTGGTGGCCCTGTCTCAGCACTTCCGTGCTCCTGTCCGACTCCCAGATCATGTGTCCATACAAGTAGTTGTTGTTCAG AAACGCGAGGGCATTCTTCAGTCTCGGAGCATCCAGGAGGAAATTACTGGCAACACAGA AGCACTTTCTGGAAGGCATG AGCGTGATGCGTTCGACACCTTGTTTGACCATGCTCCAGACAAGCTGAATGTGGTGAAAAAG ACTCTCATCACATTTGTGAACAAGCACTTAAACAAACTGAACCTGGAAGTATCAGAGTTGGACACACAG ttTGCTGATGGCGTGTACCTGGTCTTACTGATGGGACTACTAGAAGGATATTTTATTCCTCTCTACAACTTTTTCCTTACACCAGAACATTTTGATCATAAG GTGCACAATGTTTCGTTTTCTTTTGAACTGATGGAAGATGGCGGTTTGGAGAAACCAAAGCCCAGGCCTGAGG ACATTGTCAACTGTGATCTGAAGTCCACGTTGCGGGTCCTCTACAACCTCTTCACGAAGTACAGGAATGTGGAATGA
- the parvab gene encoding parvin, alpha b isoform X2: protein MMRGTVWRKAYWCSISELQEEGMNAINLPLSPTPFELDPEDTMLEENEVRTMVDPNSRNDPKLQELMKVLIDWINDVLVGERIIVKDLAEDLYDGQVLQKLFEKLEGEKLNVAEVTQSEIAQKQKLQTVLEKINDTLKVSSRNIKWNIDSVHAKSIVAILHLLVALSQHFRAPVRLPDHVSIQVVVVQKREGILQSRSIQEEITGNTEALSGRHERDAFDTLFDHAPDKLNVVKKTLITFVNKHLNKLNLEVSELDTQFADGVYLVLLMGLLEGYFIPLYNFFLTPEHFDHKVHNVSFSFELMEDGGLEKPKPRPEDIVNCDLKSTLRVLYNLFTKYRNVE from the exons ATGATGAGAGGCACAGTCTGGCGCAAAGCATACTGGTGTTCAA TCTCTGAGCTCCAAGAAGAAGGCATGAATGCAATCAATCTGCCCCTGAGCCCCACCCCTTTTGAGCTGGATCCTGAAGACACCATGCTGG AGGAGAATGAAGTCCGCACCATGGTTGATCCAAACTCCAGAAATGACCCCAAACTCCAGGAGTTGATGAAG GTTCTCATTGATTGGATCAATGATGTTTTAGTAGGAGAACGAATCATTGTAAAAGATCTGGCTGAGGACCTTTATGATGGACAGGTTCTTCAGAAGCTTTTTG AGAAGCTGGAAGGGGAGAAACTTAATGTtgcagaggtcacacagtctGAAATTGCCCAAAAACAGAAGCTTCAGACAGTCCTGGAAAAGATCAATGACACCCTTAAAGTGTCCTCGAGGAACATCAAATGGAACATTGACT CGGTCCATGCTAAGAGCATAGTGGCCATTCTTCACTTGCTGGTGGCCCTGTCTCAGCACTTCCGTGCTCCTGTCCGACTCCCAGATCATGTGTCCATACAAGTAGTTGTTGTTCAG AAACGCGAGGGCATTCTTCAGTCTCGGAGCATCCAGGAGGAAATTACTGGCAACACAGA AGCACTTTCTGGAAGGCATG AGCGTGATGCGTTCGACACCTTGTTTGACCATGCTCCAGACAAGCTGAATGTGGTGAAAAAG ACTCTCATCACATTTGTGAACAAGCACTTAAACAAACTGAACCTGGAAGTATCAGAGTTGGACACACAG ttTGCTGATGGCGTGTACCTGGTCTTACTGATGGGACTACTAGAAGGATATTTTATTCCTCTCTACAACTTTTTCCTTACACCAGAACATTTTGATCATAAG GTGCACAATGTTTCGTTTTCTTTTGAACTGATGGAAGATGGCGGTTTGGAGAAACCAAAGCCCAGGCCTGAGG ACATTGTCAACTGTGATCTGAAGTCCACGTTGCGGGTCCTCTACAACCTCTTCACGAAGTACAGGAATGTGGAATGA